A single Pseudoalteromonas phenolica DNA region contains:
- a CDS encoding PQ-loop domain-containing transporter has protein sequence MFDYLPIVSSLILVFSFWPLINKVRLNRSVSGLSLLMMSFGVAQSSYFIAYNLFFDRLFMVLPFVVTGALSALILYYFVRYNSDEKQRRQLAIMLLCSVLPFGLLLLPNTDAASLLNGLTYVGLVMSSVRVMPQTYKTIKSGDVSNLSARYFSLQFIAGLTGLSAELHMAQVSVAHVLTFVMILLTNAAQLACIHYYRRPALA, from the coding sequence TTGTTCGACTACTTGCCGATCGTCTCATCCCTCATTCTTGTCTTTAGTTTTTGGCCTTTAATTAATAAAGTGCGCCTTAATCGCAGCGTGTCAGGACTATCATTGTTGATGATGAGCTTTGGTGTGGCACAAAGTAGTTACTTTATTGCTTACAATTTGTTTTTTGACCGCTTGTTTATGGTTTTGCCATTCGTGGTGACCGGTGCTTTGAGTGCGCTGATCTTATATTACTTTGTGCGCTATAACTCAGATGAAAAGCAACGTAGACAGCTGGCGATAATGCTGCTGTGCTCGGTACTGCCTTTTGGGCTGTTATTATTACCAAATACCGATGCGGCAAGTTTGTTAAATGGCCTAACCTATGTGGGTTTAGTGATGAGCTCTGTCAGAGTTATGCCACAAACTTATAAAACGATTAAAAGTGGGGATGTGTCGAACTTGAGTGCCCGTTACTTTTCGCTGCAATTTATTGCGGGGTTAACCGGGTTGAGTGCAGAGTTACATATGGCGCAAGTGAGTGTGGCGCACGTACTCACGTTTGTGATGATCTTACTGACCAATGCTGCGCAGCTGGCGTGTATTCATTACTATCGCCGCCCTGCGCTGGCTTAA
- a CDS encoding tetratricopeptide repeat protein has translation MRYLFVFLFITFLLTGCNSTQSKSEEKVAIPSPISLANHALFKLEPVPNEKEIFSLPKAEQAKFLEKYNQLILKGVRADTAISQYLESSIDGFTYDGETLTATDALSKQAGNCVSLAILTQAYANLAGIETSFREVSTYPIFKKEQDLLLVSSHFNTKLFAPKDDAEEKDWIEIIRKGTVVDYFPQQNTFYVGNAHYPSLVAKFYANLASEALIKGNFDLSYSLANEAFKFTPHNPELINLLAIQHRRVGDTDTAKKLFEFATEHKLVSSNLIASYRFLANQLGDTVLVDKLEVELEKTAKTPFDFLQIAIKATNKAQFSKAKRLLNAVIKHYPYLPEPHFELAKIYYLQNHHDLAKVALEEAIKMSDSQEKTGMYEAKLKSLELTL, from the coding sequence TTGCGTTATTTATTTGTGTTTCTTTTTATTACTTTTTTACTGACAGGTTGTAATTCAACACAGTCTAAATCAGAAGAAAAAGTCGCCATTCCTTCACCTATTTCATTAGCAAATCACGCCTTATTTAAGTTAGAGCCCGTTCCCAATGAGAAAGAAATCTTCTCTTTACCAAAAGCTGAGCAAGCGAAGTTTTTAGAAAAATATAATCAGCTAATACTCAAAGGGGTCAGAGCAGATACTGCCATTTCTCAGTATTTAGAAAGCTCTATTGATGGATTCACTTACGACGGAGAAACGCTTACCGCGACTGATGCTTTAAGTAAGCAAGCAGGTAACTGTGTTAGTCTCGCAATTTTAACTCAAGCCTATGCTAATTTAGCGGGTATAGAGACAAGCTTCCGTGAGGTTTCGACTTATCCTATTTTTAAAAAAGAACAAGATTTATTGCTTGTTTCCTCTCACTTCAACACCAAATTATTTGCCCCCAAAGATGACGCTGAAGAAAAAGACTGGATCGAAATCATAAGAAAGGGCACCGTAGTTGACTACTTTCCTCAACAAAATACTTTTTACGTTGGCAATGCACATTATCCAAGTCTAGTTGCAAAGTTTTATGCAAACTTAGCTTCTGAAGCGCTAATAAAAGGAAATTTTGATTTAAGTTACTCTCTTGCTAACGAAGCTTTTAAATTTACGCCTCACAACCCAGAACTTATTAATCTGTTAGCCATTCAGCATCGCCGTGTCGGAGACACTGATACGGCGAAGAAACTATTTGAATTTGCAACAGAACATAAACTGGTAAGCAGTAACCTTATCGCTTCTTATCGCTTTTTAGCTAACCAGCTTGGCGATACTGTATTGGTAGATAAGCTTGAAGTTGAGCTAGAAAAAACCGCAAAAACCCCATTTGATTTTTTACAAATCGCGATAAAAGCAACTAATAAGGCGCAATTTAGCAAGGCGAAACGGCTCCTCAACGCTGTCATTAAACACTATCCTTATCTGCCAGAACCACATTTTGAATTAGCTAAAATTTACTACTTACAAAACCATCATGACTTAGCCAAAGTGGCTTTAGAAGAAGCCATAAAAATGTCTGACTCTCAAGAGAAAACGGGCATGTACGAAGCGAAGCTAAAGTCTTTAGAGTTAACCCTTTAA
- a CDS encoding TolB family protein: protein MYSVMKKVAFGSLMSLSSLSYAESIWQTIETEHFNVHYTQGHKRWAESAAHELELVRDKVLEQQNRSLEAKADVVVFDPYHGANGFAIPSTDQPLMALFTTPPQSDTVISNSSGWQQLLILHEYIHLVHLSQPNRSTWRQTLRDVWDPYDIALAIMPRWVAEGYATLMESKMTGRGRLFDNYTEALLTEFARQGALLPYSALNNGNDSYLSGSMAYLIGVRYLAWLEKNYGEQTLDAVWTRMQAVESRDFDEAFKGVFGDHPAKLYKRFVAEYTYLSMASAQDLPELDAKLWHDFKFDAKNLRLSPSGEFIAVTERDSKGRTELNIYATKDNEKAEKDFNEKQKALLIEDPKDVADNAPDTFGRIKKHTLTPSNLSGIRYARWKDENTLYFVASVQKPNNQHAVQGELFQWELDDNQVTQLTTDAGIRRFAIDTKNNAILAEKVRYGYSHLVNLELNNGSETILSNNHLGDTYDYPEISENGNKLAYLKSGLNQNWQLYVRDMQTQNSFQVPTPKGYQFLTQPSWSKDGNTLFYVAGVEGAINLYAYDFSKQQLLQLSQGQHVVSFPQQLNDNELLYLGVSSEGPDAYTLEINNTVSSVTELSNTKQAPKLSNAAVQLDDAQIYQQPLQSKPYDKWDHSASMTLGSQYYSASTEVLHLGIKGSDFLEEVSWHVGLSKSLGDSTLVGGFADVKMQQGNTEWQAKAFSLELDTAAQNRGAEVAAMAPHILQKTGFSAQVSHSYRQNMLSLTGHAAVHASELDTGEGKQDERWLRLGLEQSWQYDKQSFAIGQQIKAQWLDGKSGESDWQGYNLAATVFGKAFHMPLYIQVEQAKREDSQLNLGGFRSSLIDQNVMANTIYKPDLPFFAGVAERYQGYGGGMAMSEGAPWLYYQQHQLDNQVFGQSYGVKWTTWFNGRDWSAKFAPAGISDLRIDIGLSRVESERFENENRAWLGLWFDL, encoded by the coding sequence ATGTATTCAGTTATGAAAAAAGTCGCCTTTGGCTCACTCATGTCTTTGTCGAGCTTGAGTTATGCTGAGTCTATATGGCAAACCATAGAAACCGAACACTTCAATGTGCATTACACGCAAGGACATAAGCGCTGGGCGGAGTCTGCTGCACACGAACTTGAGTTAGTTCGCGATAAAGTACTTGAGCAGCAAAATCGCAGTCTAGAAGCCAAAGCCGATGTGGTGGTCTTCGATCCTTACCATGGTGCAAATGGCTTCGCGATACCAAGCACCGATCAACCTCTAATGGCGTTATTTACCACGCCACCGCAATCAGACACCGTGATCTCTAACAGCAGTGGCTGGCAACAGCTATTGATACTACATGAGTACATTCATTTGGTGCATTTATCTCAACCTAATCGCAGTACATGGCGACAAACACTCCGTGATGTATGGGATCCATATGATATCGCGCTAGCGATCATGCCGCGCTGGGTAGCAGAAGGCTATGCGACCTTGATGGAGTCGAAAATGACAGGTCGAGGCCGTTTATTTGATAACTACACTGAAGCTTTACTCACAGAGTTTGCTCGTCAAGGCGCATTATTACCTTATTCAGCGCTCAACAATGGTAATGACAGTTATTTGAGCGGCTCAATGGCTTACTTGATCGGTGTGCGTTATTTAGCATGGTTAGAAAAAAATTATGGAGAGCAAACTTTAGATGCCGTTTGGACGCGTATGCAGGCAGTGGAGTCTCGTGATTTTGACGAGGCCTTTAAGGGCGTTTTTGGCGATCATCCTGCAAAATTATATAAACGATTTGTAGCAGAATATACCTACTTGAGTATGGCTTCAGCGCAAGACTTACCTGAGTTGGATGCTAAGTTATGGCATGATTTTAAGTTTGACGCTAAAAACCTACGCTTATCGCCAAGTGGTGAATTTATTGCCGTGACTGAACGTGATAGTAAGGGTCGCACTGAGCTAAATATTTATGCGACCAAAGACAATGAAAAAGCTGAAAAAGACTTCAATGAAAAGCAAAAGGCGCTGCTCATTGAAGATCCCAAAGATGTGGCAGACAATGCACCTGACACCTTTGGCAGAATAAAAAAGCACACCCTCACACCAAGTAATTTATCAGGTATCCGCTATGCGCGTTGGAAAGACGAGAATACTCTGTATTTCGTGGCATCAGTGCAAAAACCAAATAATCAGCATGCAGTGCAAGGTGAATTATTTCAGTGGGAACTCGATGACAACCAAGTCACACAATTAACGACTGATGCTGGTATTCGTCGTTTTGCGATAGATACAAAGAACAATGCTATCCTGGCTGAAAAAGTGCGCTACGGTTATTCACATTTAGTGAATTTGGAGCTCAACAATGGCTCTGAAACCATACTCTCCAACAATCATCTTGGTGATACATACGATTACCCTGAGATCTCTGAAAATGGCAATAAACTGGCTTATTTAAAATCAGGGCTAAATCAAAACTGGCAGCTGTATGTACGAGATATGCAAACTCAAAACAGCTTTCAAGTACCTACCCCTAAAGGTTATCAATTCTTAACTCAGCCGAGCTGGTCAAAAGATGGTAATACCTTGTTTTACGTGGCGGGTGTAGAGGGGGCGATTAATCTATATGCTTACGACTTCAGCAAGCAGCAGTTGTTGCAATTAAGCCAAGGTCAGCATGTAGTGAGTTTTCCACAGCAGTTAAACGACAATGAATTGCTGTATCTAGGTGTTTCGTCAGAAGGTCCCGATGCTTACACACTGGAAATTAATAACACTGTCAGCTCGGTCACTGAGTTGAGTAACACTAAGCAAGCCCCTAAACTTTCAAATGCAGCCGTGCAACTTGATGATGCCCAGATTTACCAACAGCCATTGCAAAGTAAACCCTATGATAAGTGGGATCACAGTGCATCCATGACCTTGGGCTCACAGTATTATAGCGCCAGTACTGAAGTGCTACACCTAGGAATAAAAGGGTCTGACTTTTTAGAAGAAGTAAGCTGGCATGTTGGGCTGAGTAAAAGCTTGGGCGACAGCACTTTAGTTGGCGGTTTTGCCGATGTAAAAATGCAACAAGGGAATACCGAGTGGCAGGCAAAGGCTTTTTCGCTTGAACTAGATACCGCAGCGCAAAATCGTGGGGCAGAGGTTGCTGCAATGGCACCGCATATACTGCAAAAAACGGGGTTTAGCGCACAGGTTAGCCATAGTTACCGCCAAAATATGCTGTCATTGACTGGTCATGCTGCCGTTCATGCGAGTGAACTAGACACAGGGGAAGGAAAGCAAGATGAACGCTGGCTCCGTTTAGGGCTTGAACAAAGCTGGCAATATGACAAGCAGTCATTTGCGATTGGTCAGCAAATTAAAGCCCAGTGGCTAGATGGCAAATCAGGCGAGTCAGATTGGCAAGGCTATAATCTTGCTGCGACAGTATTCGGTAAAGCATTTCATATGCCTTTGTATATTCAAGTAGAGCAAGCAAAGCGCGAAGATTCACAGTTGAATTTAGGAGGTTTTAGATCGAGTCTGATTGACCAAAACGTCATGGCAAATACTATCTATAAGCCTGACTTACCTTTCTTTGCTGGCGTTGCCGAGCGGTATCAAGGTTATGGCGGTGGTATGGCAATGTCAGAAGGTGCACCTTGGCTTTACTACCAGCAGCACCAGTTAGACAACCAAGTGTTTGGGCAGAGCTATGGCGTTAAATGGACCACTTGGTTTAATGGCCGTGATTGGAGCGCAAAATTCGCCCCTGCGGGGATCAGTGATCTGCGTATCGATATAGGCTTAAGTCGCGTTGAAAGCGAGCGTTTTGAAAATGAAAACCGCGCCTGGCTAGGGCTTTGGTTTGATTTGTAA
- a CDS encoding D-hexose-6-phosphate mutarotase, with protein MELSASVSIQRTESGLEYLNVDGPRCSAKIFLQGAQLTEFTPVGKGNVIWVSEDEDYLEGKAVRGGIPICWPWFGVHSDPDWPIHGVARKLMWRAEEVHESDEAIVIKLSLPMTLVDETYWPHKSKLEVEFHLTEQLKVSLTNTNLGDAAFTLTQALHTYFPTPNIEATTVDGLQGSKFIEFGEGPFDQNEVVGFARETDMVYTQAAPVQIIRTPDGNIEVGRENSTSCVLWNPWIEKSKRLSNFRDDEYKTMLCLEAANVMDDAAVVEPGQSHTLTTTLRWV; from the coding sequence ATGGAACTTTCAGCATCAGTTTCTATCCAGCGCACGGAATCTGGACTCGAGTATTTAAATGTCGACGGTCCGCGTTGTAGTGCCAAAATTTTTCTACAAGGTGCACAACTGACAGAGTTCACTCCAGTTGGCAAAGGCAATGTGATCTGGGTGTCAGAAGATGAAGACTATCTAGAGGGTAAAGCCGTTCGTGGTGGTATTCCTATTTGCTGGCCATGGTTTGGTGTGCATAGTGACCCAGATTGGCCAATCCATGGTGTGGCACGCAAGTTAATGTGGCGTGCTGAAGAAGTACATGAAAGCGATGAAGCCATTGTGATTAAGCTTTCATTACCTATGACTTTGGTTGATGAGACCTACTGGCCGCATAAATCTAAGCTTGAAGTTGAATTTCATTTAACAGAACAGTTAAAAGTGAGCCTTACCAATACAAACTTGGGTGATGCCGCATTTACTTTAACTCAAGCACTACATACTTACTTCCCGACGCCGAATATTGAAGCGACCACAGTGGATGGTTTACAAGGCTCGAAGTTTATTGAGTTTGGAGAAGGGCCATTTGATCAAAATGAAGTCGTTGGTTTCGCTCGTGAAACAGACATGGTTTATACGCAAGCTGCACCAGTACAAATCATTCGAACACCAGACGGTAACATTGAAGTGGGTCGCGAAAACTCAACGTCTTGCGTGCTTTGGAATCCGTGGATTGAAAAGTCTAAACGCTTAAGTAACTTTAGAGATGATGAATATAAAACGATGCTGTGTTTAGAAGCGGCAAATGTTATGGATGATGCTGCCGTAGTTGAGCCTGGTCAAAGTCATACTCTGACAACCACGCTGCGCTGGGTATAA
- a CDS encoding YbaN family protein: MNKSTPKLFNKCFWLHAAGIFFVGLGFVGMALPVMPTTIFFILALACFTRSSPKFANWLLTHPKFGEPLRLWQDHQVIPAKGKWGAGLGMLLGYLILIYSQPAFWVLALVASIEVAVMIYILSKPSIPPVSI; the protein is encoded by the coding sequence ATGAACAAAAGCACTCCTAAACTCTTTAATAAATGCTTTTGGTTACATGCTGCAGGGATCTTTTTTGTGGGTCTTGGTTTTGTAGGTATGGCCTTACCTGTAATGCCAACAACCATCTTTTTTATTCTCGCGTTAGCCTGCTTTACTCGCTCATCACCCAAGTTCGCTAACTGGTTACTTACACATCCTAAATTCGGCGAGCCATTAAGGCTGTGGCAAGATCATCAGGTGATCCCTGCTAAGGGTAAATGGGGTGCAGGCTTGGGCATGTTACTTGGGTATTTGATCTTAATTTACAGCCAACCTGCTTTTTGGGTATTAGCGCTTGTAGCAAGTATTGAAGTGGCGGTGATGATCTATATTCTCTCTAAACCTTCTATACCGCCAGTAAGTATTTAA
- a CDS encoding diguanylate cyclase — MFKDVSDLASCEVLIVDDSELMRRLLVGCLKDTCKVVTVESAEEAIAYCQEETPDLVLMDWVLEGMSGLEACKRMQATPTLSEIPIIFVTSNANEESQLQCWEAGAVDFVPKPIVPKTLQNRVKTHLKYKLQADVLRNYSFIDGLTGIYNRRFFDTEVERLLKQRHRVAHSLSMVMIDIDFFKKYNDYYGHLSGDDVLKQVASKLKEIVRRPLDSVCRYGGEEFVVLLPDTPLQGAKIIAKTLVRAIAGMELEHNQSEHHVVTISAGVSSATKTCASVESLMKNADDALYEAKAAGRNTYKYAE, encoded by the coding sequence ATGTTTAAAGATGTCAGTGACCTTGCCAGTTGTGAAGTGCTAATTGTTGATGACTCGGAGTTAATGCGCCGATTACTAGTTGGCTGTTTAAAAGACACGTGCAAAGTGGTTACAGTTGAATCAGCTGAAGAAGCGATTGCATATTGTCAGGAAGAAACACCTGATTTAGTGTTGATGGACTGGGTGTTAGAGGGGATGTCAGGTCTTGAGGCATGTAAAAGAATGCAGGCGACACCGACTCTATCTGAAATACCAATCATTTTTGTGACATCGAATGCGAATGAAGAGAGTCAGTTGCAGTGCTGGGAAGCGGGTGCAGTAGACTTTGTACCAAAACCGATAGTCCCTAAAACATTACAAAATCGTGTCAAAACTCATCTCAAATATAAGCTTCAGGCTGATGTGCTAAGAAACTATTCTTTTATTGATGGCTTAACTGGTATTTATAATCGTCGTTTCTTTGATACGGAAGTAGAAAGGCTACTGAAGCAACGTCATCGTGTTGCTCACTCGCTATCGATGGTGATGATCGACATCGACTTTTTCAAAAAGTATAACGATTATTATGGGCATTTATCGGGGGATGATGTACTTAAGCAAGTTGCAAGTAAACTGAAAGAAATTGTTAGGCGACCGCTTGATTCAGTGTGCCGTTATGGTGGTGAAGAATTTGTAGTATTACTACCAGACACCCCTTTACAAGGTGCGAAGATTATTGCTAAGACATTGGTGCGTGCAATTGCAGGAATGGAGTTGGAGCATAATCAATCTGAGCATCATGTTGTAACTATTAGTGCGGGCGTGTCGTCTGCCACAAAAACATGTGCCTCGGTCGAGTCCTTAATGAAAAATGCTGATGATGCGCTTTACGAAGCCAAAGCAGCAGGTCGTAATACATATAAGTATGCAGAGTAG
- a CDS encoding alkaline phosphatase D family protein has translation MKGLSRRDFIKSTLAGVSVASVSLSLAGCSDNNSSPSYNDFAVAFNHGVASGDPLTDSVILWTRVTPEGTPISVNVSLEVSLDKTFENLEFDEPLNALAKNDYTVKVDLTGLKANTRYYYRFKANESPSPMGETKTLPETDVSQVKFAVMSCANYPAGYFHAYAEAAKMQDLDAVLHLGDYIYEYGIGGYATDKAAELGRMLPEDNQGELISLTDYRKRYALYRTDTGLQALHAKAPFIAVWDDHEVCNDAYIDGAENHNDNEGMFADRKMAALKAYYEWMPIRPYVTDQTESLYRKFDFGSLVSLYMLDTRHEARVKPLDYQNYFDPASGQLDTASFQADLVSHDQQLIGTQQLTWLTDNIKTSDAKWQVLGQQVLMTKMMLPAELLVAMANPSPNIASQMTELAQLKARTQASDPTLTEQDKMRIGFTAPYNLDAWDGYPVEREVLLKTAKAANKNLITIAGDTHNAWSGKLCTAQGDVCGYEFATPSVSSPGLEHYLQLSMSQADELAKGLELLVDDLEFANIHQRGFMTLTFTPDTVDSQWYFISDVHSQAFGINSKTLAQKTL, from the coding sequence ATGAAAGGGCTTTCACGTCGCGATTTTATTAAAAGTACATTAGCAGGGGTCAGTGTCGCTTCAGTATCTTTATCATTAGCAGGGTGCAGTGACAATAACTCAAGCCCATCTTATAACGACTTTGCAGTAGCGTTTAATCACGGCGTAGCCAGTGGCGACCCATTGACTGACAGTGTAATTTTATGGACACGCGTTACACCAGAAGGCACGCCGATTAGTGTAAATGTCAGCTTAGAAGTATCGTTAGATAAAACATTTGAAAATCTTGAGTTTGACGAACCTCTGAATGCTTTAGCCAAAAATGATTACACTGTAAAAGTAGATCTAACAGGGTTGAAAGCCAATACCCGTTATTACTACCGCTTCAAAGCCAATGAGAGCCCATCGCCAATGGGCGAAACTAAAACTTTACCTGAAACAGATGTCTCACAAGTAAAGTTTGCTGTTATGTCATGTGCAAATTATCCAGCAGGTTATTTTCACGCCTATGCTGAAGCGGCAAAAATGCAAGACCTAGATGCCGTGCTTCATTTGGGCGATTATATCTATGAATATGGTATTGGTGGATACGCCACAGACAAAGCTGCAGAGCTTGGTCGAATGTTGCCTGAAGATAACCAAGGCGAGCTCATCTCTTTGACAGATTACCGCAAACGTTATGCGCTTTACAGAACAGATACTGGCCTGCAAGCCTTACATGCAAAAGCACCTTTCATTGCAGTATGGGACGACCACGAAGTCTGTAACGACGCCTATATAGATGGGGCTGAAAACCATAATGACAATGAGGGCATGTTTGCCGACAGAAAAATGGCCGCGCTTAAGGCCTATTATGAATGGATGCCTATTCGACCATACGTTACGGATCAAACCGAAAGCCTGTATCGCAAATTTGACTTTGGCTCTTTGGTGTCCCTTTACATGCTCGACACACGTCATGAAGCCCGTGTAAAACCGCTTGATTATCAGAACTATTTTGACCCAGCATCCGGTCAGCTAGATACTGCAAGTTTCCAAGCAGATCTGGTTTCCCATGATCAACAATTGATTGGTACTCAGCAACTAACTTGGCTAACTGACAATATCAAAACCTCAGATGCCAAATGGCAAGTACTTGGCCAACAAGTACTGATGACAAAGATGATGCTACCAGCAGAGTTACTGGTTGCCATGGCTAATCCGAGTCCAAACATTGCTTCACAAATGACAGAACTGGCGCAATTAAAAGCACGCACTCAAGCATCTGATCCAACGTTAACCGAGCAAGATAAAATGCGCATCGGGTTTACCGCACCATATAACTTAGATGCATGGGATGGGTACCCAGTTGAACGCGAAGTGTTACTTAAAACCGCCAAAGCAGCTAATAAGAATCTTATTACCATTGCTGGCGATACGCATAATGCTTGGTCAGGCAAACTATGCACAGCACAAGGCGATGTGTGCGGTTATGAGTTTGCTACGCCTTCAGTAAGTTCTCCAGGTCTTGAGCACTATTTACAACTGTCAATGTCACAAGCTGACGAACTGGCCAAGGGACTTGAACTATTGGTTGACGATTTAGAGTTTGCCAACATCCACCAGCGTGGTTTCATGACCCTCACATTTACGCCTGACACTGTCGATAGCCAATGGTACTTTATTAGCGACGTGCACAGCCAAGCATTTGGTATAAATAGTAAAACCCTAGCACAGAAAACACTTTAG
- a CDS encoding methyl-accepting chemotaxis protein: MNQLSIKIKLIAFISITLVLLIASLVTISWVQLNNNNQVQSERVQSVVLNEINSRLTAKAKLYAEQVSGYINKEYQIPYSLSGGIAKTAEQNPISRQSLYLMVLGALEKNQGVSSIYAQFEANGYDGKDSQFSNSGQTHSVPGAGSLEVYITRDAPGKFTQHQIEDPGEKYLNARNEFGFRESEWYLCAKDNLKPCIMEPYLYEITPGNSELMTSLTVPVIANGRFIGLVGVDINLPRFQTLTEEVSESLYNGQAKVSILSDIGLLVGSSHYDKLARPLTESLSGNAGKTIMDNRKQQTQLEIGSNLVFTMPIEIKVANTTWSLVIELPKDLALARAQGLAKQQAEDNASVGSSMILTGVIASVIALALSVAILKTIIDPLTEIKDRVENLASNDGDLTVQLDVTQHEELIAIATGFNLFTQKLRNMVNDLKGLANNSYQQSTKTSQAAEDIKAKVNMQHMEIDSVVTAINELSATASEVARSSENAAASTNATNEKVKESERGISAASDSVQVMSDQVASAKESINAVAIRSNDITQILDVIRSIAEQTNLLALNAAIEAARAGEQGRGFAVVADEVRSLASKTQDSTNEISQLIDNLQNEVKTSEDIIERSVVQASDAMTHCGSAAAQMSEMVQALDDISNEVTQIATAAEQQSAVTEDLSANMTGISDAAAELAQLADTIEDAAQDLMKLVEHKNSQLGLLRT; the protein is encoded by the coding sequence ATGAATCAGCTCTCTATCAAGATTAAGCTAATCGCTTTTATTTCAATCACACTTGTATTGCTAATCGCCTCATTGGTCACAATAAGTTGGGTACAGCTCAACAATAATAATCAGGTGCAAAGTGAGCGTGTACAAAGCGTTGTATTAAATGAAATTAATAGCCGATTAACTGCTAAAGCTAAGCTTTATGCCGAGCAAGTCAGTGGATATATCAACAAGGAGTATCAAATTCCTTATAGCCTATCTGGCGGTATTGCTAAAACAGCAGAACAAAACCCCATTTCAAGACAAAGCCTGTATTTAATGGTATTGGGTGCACTTGAAAAAAACCAAGGGGTGTCGTCAATCTATGCTCAATTCGAAGCCAACGGCTACGATGGTAAAGATAGTCAATTTAGCAATTCAGGCCAAACTCATTCAGTCCCAGGTGCAGGCTCTTTAGAAGTTTATATCACCCGCGATGCACCGGGTAAATTCACTCAACATCAGATTGAAGATCCAGGTGAAAAATACCTCAATGCCCGCAATGAATTTGGCTTTAGAGAGAGTGAGTGGTATTTGTGCGCCAAAGATAACCTTAAGCCCTGTATTATGGAACCGTATCTGTATGAAATCACACCCGGTAATTCGGAGTTAATGACCTCTCTGACAGTTCCTGTGATTGCCAATGGTCGCTTTATTGGTTTAGTCGGCGTTGACATTAACCTGCCACGCTTTCAAACCCTCACAGAAGAGGTATCTGAATCACTTTACAACGGCCAAGCCAAAGTCAGTATTTTAAGTGACATCGGCTTGTTAGTAGGCTCAAGCCACTATGATAAGCTTGCGCGCCCATTAACAGAATCACTCTCAGGTAATGCGGGCAAAACCATCATGGACAACCGCAAACAGCAAACTCAACTCGAAATTGGCAGCAATCTAGTATTTACTATGCCTATCGAAATTAAAGTCGCCAATACCACATGGAGCTTGGTGATTGAGTTACCAAAAGATCTAGCCCTCGCCCGCGCGCAAGGATTAGCAAAACAGCAAGCTGAAGATAATGCATCTGTAGGCTCTAGTATGATTTTAACTGGGGTGATCGCATCGGTTATCGCACTGGCTCTCTCTGTGGCTATTTTAAAAACCATTATTGATCCACTCACAGAGATCAAAGACAGAGTCGAGAATCTTGCAAGTAATGATGGCGATTTGACAGTGCAGCTCGACGTGACACAACATGAAGAGCTCATTGCCATTGCCACAGGCTTTAACCTATTCACACAGAAACTGCGAAATATGGTGAATGATTTAAAAGGACTGGCAAACAACTCTTATCAACAGTCGACCAAAACCTCGCAGGCAGCTGAAGATATTAAAGCCAAAGTCAACATGCAGCATATGGAAATAGACAGTGTAGTGACTGCTATAAACGAGCTCAGCGCCACCGCTAGCGAAGTTGCTCGCTCATCGGAGAATGCAGCTGCTTCAACCAATGCAACCAACGAAAAAGTAAAAGAAAGTGAACGCGGTATTTCAGCAGCATCCGACTCAGTGCAAGTTATGTCTGATCAAGTGGCCAGTGCTAAAGAGTCTATTAACGCAGTAGCTATTCGCAGTAACGACATTACACAAATTCTTGATGTTATTCGTTCAATCGCTGAACAGACTAACCTATTGGCTCTGAATGCTGCTATCGAAGCTGCACGTGCAGGTGAACAAGGTCGAGGCTTTGCGGTCGTTGCCGATGAGGTTAGGTCTCTGGCTTCAAAAACTCAAGATTCAACTAATGAGATCAGCCAGCTTATTGATAATCTACAAAATGAGGTTAAAACATCTGAGGACATCATTGAACGCTCAGTTGTGCAAGCCAGTGATGCCATGACCCATTGTGGCAGCGCCGCGGCACAAATGAGTGAAATGGTGCAAGCGCTTGATGATATCTCAAATGAAGTTACGCAGATAGCTACTGCTGCTGAGCAGCAAAGTGCGGTGACAGAAGACTTAAGTGCAAACATGACGGGGATTTCAGATGCGGCAGCAGAACTTGCGCAACTGGCCGACACCATTGAAGATGCCGCGCAAGATTTGATGAAATTGGTCGAGCACAAGAACAGTCAATTAGGGCTACTTAGAACTTAA